In a genomic window of Vespula vulgaris chromosome 13, iyVesVulg1.1, whole genome shotgun sequence:
- the LOC127068445 gene encoding cyclin-dependent kinase 2-like codes for MDNFVKIEKIGEGTYGVVYKAKDKLTGKLVALKKIRLETESEGVPSTAIREISLLRELAHPNIVQLFDVVDGDKHLYLVFEFLQQDLKKLLDSVKSGLDQALVKSYLYQLLKAISFCHLHRILHRDLKPQNLLIDREGYIKLADFGLARTFLIPVRTYTHEVVTLWYRAPEILLGTKLYSSAVDIWSLGCIFAEMATRRALFPGDSEIDQLFRIFRTLGTPDETIWPGVSQLRDYKSMFPRWEPCDLDEVVPSLDAEAKDLLMKLLIYDPNERITARKGLNHPYFSGVKLVPPPLPKKK; via the exons ATGGATAATTTCGTCAAGATCGAAAAAATAGGGGAAGGGACGTATGGGGTGGTATATAAAGCGAAGGATAAGCTGACCGGCAAATTGGTGGCGCTCAAGAAGATTCGTTTAGAGAC GGAAAGTGAAGGCGTACCATCAACCGCTATACGAGAAATATCGCTCTTGAGGGAACTTGCCCATCCAAATATCGTGCAGTTATTTGATGTTGTGGATGGTGATAAGCATTTATATCTTGTATTTGAGTTTCTCCAACAGgatctaaaaaaattattagactCTGTTAAAAGTGGCTTGGATCAAGCTCTTGTAAAG agCTACCTCTATCAGTTGTTAAAGGcgatttctttttgtcatCTACATCGTATTTTACATAGAGACTTAAAACCTCAAAATCTATTAATTGATCGCGAAGGTTACATAAAATTGGCTGACTTTGGTCTAGCTAGAACTTTTTTGATTCCCGTAAGAACATATACACACGAAGTAGTGACACTCTGGTATCGTGCACCAGAGATTCTGTTAGGGACTAAGCTGTATTCAAGTGCGGTGGATATATGGAGCCTTGGTTGCATTTTTGCAGAAATG GCTACCAGAAGAGCACTCTTTCCAGGTGATTCTGAGATAGATCaattatttagaatatttcgTACACTTGGAACGCCAGATGAAACTATCTGGCCGGGTGTATCACAGCTTCGTGATTACAAATCAATGTTTCCTAGATGGGAGCCGTGTGATTTGGACGAAGTCGTACCTTCTTTAGATGCCGAAGCCAAAGATTTACTCATG AAACTCTTGATATATGATCCCAATGAAAGGATAACAGCTAGAAAAGGTTTGAATCATCCGTATTTTTCCGGTGTAAAATTAGTCCCACCGCCCTTGCCAAAGAAAAAGTGA
- the LOC127068301 gene encoding uncharacterized protein LOC127068301, which produces MTVRCLCHLSPPRSILSTLVIDPIAYETTQGPSKNLTRLQELIQVQCIAEQTNQEKTKSSDLPQPPPSTPTRGRTVKSPSRVITAQAVRSSLAKSPTSNKKDVLSKNTNDTSIQNVEKDEEKKNTYEKRSPIKESDPFKLSKPSNTPRPPNNLRLRNTDNTSPRKTSPNELRLPKLTASPVHQEVNTVSETHSKLILPKLIESSMQSTRVAQ; this is translated from the exons ATGACTGTCCG CTGTCTTTGTCATTTATCACCTCCACGTTCGATCCTAAGCACATTAGTGATCGATCCTATTGCGTACGAGACGACACAAGGACCAAG TAAGAATTTAACTCGATTGCAAGAATTAatacaa GTTCAATGCATTGCGGAACAAACGAATCAGGAGAAGACGAAGAGTAGCGATCTACCGCAGCCTCCACCATCTACGCCGACTCGAGGGCGCACCGTAAAGTCACCCTCTCGCGTGATTACTGCTCAAGCTGTTCGCAGCAGCCTGGCTAAGTCACCAACGTCAAATAAGAAGGATGTCCTTTCAAAAAACACGAACGATACTTCGATACAGAATgtagaaaaagacgaagagaagaaaaatacctATGAGAAAAGAAGTCCGATCAAGGAGTCTGATCCTTTCAAATTGTCGAAACCTTCGAATACTCCTCGCCCACCAAATAATCTACGATTGAGAAACACTGATAACACATCTCCAAGAAAGACTTCCCCGAATGAGCTGCGTCTTCCTAAATTGACAGCTTCGCCCGTTCACCAAGAAGTCAATACCGTCTCGGAGACACActctaaattaattttaccgAAATTGATCGAATCCTCGATGCAATCTACTCGCGTAGCTCAATGA